A window of the Miscanthus floridulus cultivar M001 chromosome 14, ASM1932011v1, whole genome shotgun sequence genome harbors these coding sequences:
- the LOC136502945 gene encoding B3 domain-containing protein Os03g0212300-like — MAGLSQSDLECMKILLSGLYAETLKLPAAMARVVEGCRKLKLCINVKVFDLTTCRKQHLHDFEASGSQLSLPIVEPRSFVVILKKYHLKAKYLAKNVPVDFERVHDYKQWRMVELQMVGQSWFMGLERTCMNKVLRVSFKYGWGAFCADNLNVSNTYSNDDDEEQEEEVEDNEAKLGVTKLKVEVRKTNGKWRR; from the exons atggcaggactgagccagagtgacctagagtgcatgaagatccttcttTCTGGATTGTATGCAGAAACATTG AAACTGCCGGCTGCAATGGCTCGGGTCGTCGAAGGTTGCCGGAAACTCAAGCTTTGT ATTAACGTCAAGGTCTTTGACCTTACCACCTGCCGCAAGCAGCACCTGCATGACTTTGAGGCCAGCGGTAGTCAGCTCTCCCTGCCCATCGTGGAGCCGAGGAGTTTTGTAGTGATCctaaagaagtaccacctcaaagcgAAGTATCTA GCGAAGAACGTGCCAGTGGACTTTGAGCGAGTGCACGACTACAAGCAATGGCGCATGGTCGAGCTACAGATGGTTGGGCAGTCCTGGTTCATGGGCTTGGAGAGGACCTGTATGAACAAAGTCTTGCGAGTGTCGTTCAAGTATGGGTGGGGAGCCTTCTGCGCTGACAACCTCAATGTCAGCAACACTTACAGCAATGACGACGATGAGgaacaggaggaggaggtggaggataaTGAAGCTAagctt ggtgttacaaagctcaaggtggaggtgcgcaAGACAAATGGCAAATGGAGGCGGTGA
- the LOC136505161 gene encoding monothiol glutaredoxin-S12, chloroplastic-like codes for MAMASTATAAASPRLAFPLLSASASSSSSSNTLRFPHRRSRASRSLAVAAFKKLSEASPVPIPQEPTQPLVDEDTLPSKPGVYGVYDPAGELQFVGISRNVRASVEGHRRKVPANLCASVKVAVSDEETPDRAALNNAWKSWMEEHIEATGKAPPGNVAGNYTWVGAPQRPPDLRLTPGRHVQLTVPLEQLIDRLVKENRVVAFIKGSRSAPQCGFSQRVVGILEAHGADFVTVDVLDEEHNHGLRETLKTYSNWPTFPQIFIGGELVGGCDIISSMAEKGELAALFQK; via the exons ATGGCCATGgcttccaccgccaccgccgctgcttctCCCCGCCTcgccttccctctcctctccgcaTCAGCCTCCTCATCGTCGTCCTCCAATACCCTTCGTTTCCCTCACCGCCGCAGCCGTGCCTCCCGctctctcgccgtcgccgccttcaAGAAGCTCTCCGAGGCGTCCCCCGTGCCCATCCCTCAGGAGCCCACCCAGCCCCTGGTCGACGAGGACACGCTGCCCTCCAAGCCCGGGGTCTACGGCGTCTACGACCCCGCCGGGGAGCTGCAGTTCGTCGGAATTTCGCGTAACGTCAGGGCCAGCGTCGAGGGCCACCGCCGGAAGGTCCCCGCCAACCTCTGCGCCTCCGTCAAG GTCGCGGTATCAGACGAGGAGACACCAGATAGAGCTGCCCTTAATAATGCCTGGAAATCATGGATGGAAGAACATATAGAGGCCACTGGCAAGGCGCCACCAGGGAATGTTGCAGGAAACTACACCTGGGTTGGTGCCCCCCAGAGGCCTCCAGACTTGCGGTTGACGCCTGGACGCCATGTCCAGCTGACTGTTCCACTAGAACAGTTGATAGACCGGTTGGTGAAAGAGAACAGAGTGGTAGCCTTCATCAAAGGATCAAGGAGTGCTCCCCAGTGCGGATTCTCACAAAGGGTGGTGGGTATCTTGGAAGCACATGGAGCGGATTTCGTTACTGTTGATGTGCTTGATGAGGAGCACAACCATGGGCTAAGGGAGACCCTGAAGACATACAGCAACTGGCCGACGTTCCCTCAGATTTTCATTGGAGGGGAGCTCGTGGGAGGCTGTGATATTATTTCATCCATGGCTGAAAAAGGGGAGCTTGCTGCCCTATTTCAGAAATAG